The following are encoded together in the Arvicanthis niloticus isolate mArvNil1 chromosome 9, mArvNil1.pat.X, whole genome shotgun sequence genome:
- the Rpl32 gene encoding large ribosomal subunit protein eL32 translates to MAALRPLVKPKIVKKRTKKFIRHQSDRYVKIKRNWRKPRGIDNRVRRRFKGQILMPNIGYGSNKKTKHMLPSGFRKFLVHNVKELEVLLMCNKSYCAEIAHNVSSKNRKAIVERAAQLAIRVTNPNARLRSEENE, encoded by the exons ATGGCTGCCCTCCGGCCTCTGGTGAAGCCCAAGATCGTCAAAAAGAGGACCAAGAAGTTCATCAGGCACCAGTCAGACCGATATGTGAAAATTAAG CGAAACTGGCGGAAACCCAGAGGCATTGACAACAGGGTGCGGAGAAGATTCAAGGGCCAGATCTTGATGCCCAACATTGGTTATGGGAGCAACAAGAAAACCAAGCACATGCTGCCCAGCGGCTTCCGGAAGTTTCTGGTCCACAATGTCAAGGAGCTGGAAGTGCTGCTGATGTGCAACAA GTCTTACTGTGCTGAGATTGCTCACAATGTGTCCTCTAAGAACCGGAAAGCCATCGTAGAAAGAGCAGCACAGCTGGCCATCAGAGTCACCAATCCCAACGCCAGGCTACGCAGCGAAGAAAATGAATAG